A genomic region of Desulfurellaceae bacterium contains the following coding sequences:
- a CDS encoding mechanosensitive ion channel — protein sequence MSFPNWTSTLEQLSGQLTALLPGAAAAVGLLLVGWLVASLLRLLTRKLVVAVVARINTRLRPAESLSGTRVTEDAPRVMGAFVYWVVLLFFLAAAIDKLSLPVVTSVLQSLAYYMPRVLLAVAIIFIGLGAGIVANRWTTRVAAAAGVEYAPALGRLVQVAVLVVALIVGAQEVGLESGFFTATILIVLAAILGGLALAFGLGSGPIVTNIMASYYAAQAYRVGDVVRVAGIEGIVQEIRPTSIVLDTADGQVHLPARKYCDDVSVVLRKT from the coding sequence ATGAGTTTCCCGAACTGGACGAGTACGCTGGAGCAGCTGTCCGGGCAGCTTACCGCCCTGCTGCCCGGTGCTGCGGCTGCGGTCGGCCTGCTGCTCGTGGGCTGGCTTGTGGCGAGCCTGCTGCGCCTGCTGACCAGAAAGCTGGTCGTCGCGGTCGTCGCCCGCATCAATACCCGTTTGCGGCCCGCCGAGAGCCTGAGCGGAACACGTGTGACCGAGGATGCCCCCCGGGTCATGGGCGCCTTCGTGTATTGGGTCGTCCTGCTGTTCTTCCTGGCTGCGGCGATCGACAAGCTGTCCCTGCCGGTTGTCACGAGCGTATTGCAGAGCCTTGCCTACTACATGCCCAGAGTCCTCTTGGCGGTTGCAATCATCTTCATCGGACTGGGCGCGGGTATTGTGGCCAACCGCTGGACGACACGCGTCGCTGCGGCCGCAGGCGTGGAGTATGCCCCGGCTCTGGGACGGCTCGTCCAGGTCGCCGTCCTCGTTGTGGCGCTGATCGTCGGCGCCCAGGAAGTCGGCCTGGAAAGCGGGTTTTTCACCGCCACGATCCTCATTGTGTTGGCCGCAATCCTGGGCGGGTTGGCGCTGGCCTTTGGGCTGGGCTCAGGCCCGATTGTGACGAATATCATGGCCTCCTACTACGCGGCGCAGGCCTACCGTGTCGGCGATGTCGTCCGGGTGGCGGGCATTGAGGGCATCGTTCAAGAAATCAGGCCGACGTCTATCGTGCTCGACACCGCCGACGGTCAGGTCCATCTGCCGGCCAGGAAGTATTGCGACGATGTCTCGGTCGTGCTGAGGAAAACGTGA
- a CDS encoding HlyC/CorC family transporter, giving the protein MTILLIVAGLTVLISSLCSLFEATLYSTRLGALEAEKAEGKYARRADRLIAMKTNIAQPTSAILVLNTVANTAGATLCGMYAAQLLGAGWIPAFSVGLTLAILFVGEILPKTYGATHWRTVWPLIVWPLALMQRGLSPIIRVTQAFAGFFTGSLGTPAVTEDEIRAYIHLGRQEGELSASEQRLLNAVFHFDDMLARQVMVARQEVVFFDVHWSLEKCLAVAKETQHTRFPLCVGSLDEVLGLVHVKDLLGITDSRDDVLRSVARPLRHIPETLPLSRLLREMQRTHQHMALVDDEYGSVIGVITMENIVEQIVGAVQDEFDSEQPDIVPHEPGVFTVRGQLPIERVNRELGLELYAPDVDTLSGLLVSRLDRLLKVGDQVRLRDAVAEVVEEQGGRAIRVRIRIAENDQGEESPPEHSES; this is encoded by the coding sequence ATGACGATACTGTTGATTGTTGCCGGACTGACGGTGCTGATCTCGAGTCTGTGCTCGCTGTTCGAGGCCACGCTGTACTCGACCCGCCTCGGCGCGCTCGAAGCCGAGAAGGCCGAGGGCAAATACGCCCGCCGCGCCGACCGGCTGATCGCCATGAAGACGAACATCGCCCAACCGACCTCCGCGATCCTGGTGCTCAATACGGTCGCCAACACGGCCGGCGCGACCCTGTGCGGGATGTACGCCGCCCAGCTCCTGGGCGCAGGCTGGATCCCGGCATTTTCCGTCGGTTTGACCCTCGCCATCCTGTTTGTGGGTGAGATTCTGCCCAAGACCTACGGGGCCACCCACTGGCGCACGGTCTGGCCGCTGATCGTCTGGCCGCTGGCGCTGATGCAGCGCGGGCTGTCCCCGATCATCCGGGTTACCCAGGCGTTTGCCGGCTTCTTTACCGGCAGCCTCGGTACGCCCGCCGTCACCGAGGATGAGATCCGGGCCTATATCCATCTGGGGCGGCAGGAAGGCGAGCTGTCCGCCTCGGAACAGCGACTCCTCAACGCGGTGTTTCATTTTGACGATATGCTGGCGCGCCAGGTCATGGTCGCCCGCCAGGAGGTGGTGTTCTTCGATGTCCACTGGTCGCTTGAAAAATGTCTGGCCGTGGCCAAGGAAACGCAACATACCCGGTTTCCGCTGTGTGTCGGGTCCTTGGACGAGGTGCTTGGCTTGGTCCATGTCAAAGACTTGCTGGGCATCACCGACAGCCGGGATGACGTGCTCAGGTCGGTCGCCCGGCCCCTGCGCCACATCCCCGAGACCCTGCCGCTCAGCCGGCTGTTGCGAGAGATGCAGCGCACCCACCAGCATATGGCCCTGGTCGACGATGAGTATGGGTCGGTCATCGGCGTCATTACCATGGAAAATATCGTGGAGCAGATCGTCGGCGCGGTGCAGGACGAGTTTGACAGCGAGCAGCCGGACATCGTGCCGCATGAGCCCGGCGTCTTCACCGTGCGCGGCCAGCTGCCGATCGAACGGGTGAACCGCGAGCTGGGGCTTGAGCTGTATGCGCCTGACGTGGACACGCTGTCGGGGCTGCTGGTCAGCCGGCTGGACCGCCTGCTCAAGGTCGGCGATCAGGTCCGGCTGCGGGACGCGGTCGCCGAGGTCGTTGAGGAGCAGGGCGGCCGGGCGATCCGGGTTCGGATTCGTATTGCCGAGAACGACCAGGGCGAGGAGAGTCCTCCCGAACACAGCGAATCCTGA
- a CDS encoding magnesium transporter — MATPLQTMARLHLDRHPEEAARVLERLSPDAIAAVLQEAPAESAAGVLACFAPSLASACLAGWPEGELSAVVALLPAPIAAAVLRQLEPRVREAALGGLPATVRVPLSRALSYPDQSAGALADPAVLTFHADLTVEEALTRLSQSRGPVAGRLFVLDRAQRLLGVVTPGQLLSSRRDASLASLELSPAQAVPDRVSAATLRAISAESVAVVDPQGTFVGAIGSDALARLDPHQQRPPATHLIAAVGELYWLGLRELFGGLSSGSRSAESPGETPRANA, encoded by the coding sequence ATGGCGACCCCGCTCCAGACCATGGCCCGGCTCCACCTGGACCGCCACCCTGAGGAAGCCGCGCGCGTGCTGGAACGCCTCTCTCCAGACGCAATCGCGGCAGTCCTGCAGGAGGCGCCGGCCGAGAGTGCCGCCGGCGTCCTGGCCTGCTTTGCCCCCAGCCTGGCGAGTGCCTGCCTGGCCGGCTGGCCCGAGGGAGAACTCTCGGCGGTCGTGGCTCTGCTCCCGGCACCCATTGCCGCTGCGGTGCTACGCCAGCTGGAACCGCGCGTCCGGGAAGCCGCGCTCGGCGGTCTTCCGGCGACCGTCCGCGTGCCACTCAGCCGAGCCCTGAGTTACCCGGATCAATCAGCCGGAGCGCTCGCCGACCCTGCGGTCCTCACCTTCCACGCCGACCTGACGGTAGAAGAGGCTCTGACCCGCCTCAGCCAGAGTCGCGGTCCGGTCGCCGGCCGCCTTTTCGTCCTTGATCGCGCCCAGCGTCTGCTCGGTGTTGTGACGCCGGGTCAGCTGCTCAGCAGCAGGCGCGACGCGTCCCTCGCATCTCTGGAACTGAGCCCGGCGCAGGCGGTCCCGGACCGTGTCAGCGCTGCGACCCTGCGAGCCATATCCGCTGAATCGGTCGCTGTGGTGGACCCGCAGGGCACCTTCGTGGGCGCCATCGGCTCCGATGCCCTGGCTCGTCTCGATCCGCACCAGCAACGCCCTCCAGCGACGCACCTCATTGCTGCGGTCGGCGAACTGTACTGGCTCGGCCTCCGGGAGCTGTTCGGGGGATTGAGTTCCGGCTCCCGTTCGGCCGAGTCCCCAGGAGAAACGCCCCGTGCCAACGCCTGA
- a CDS encoding M20/M25/M40 family metallo-hydrolase, protein MKVAVIYNKPEVHPSDVINLLGPQTKERYNPKTVELVASSLEKGGHNVRVIEGNIDVAEDLQNFMPRVIAGERPGMVFNMAYGIQGQSRYTHIPAMLEMLGVPYVGSGPQAHAVALDKILAKIVFQQHGLPTPGFWFFSSPDADMNGVTYPVIVKPKMEAVSMGLKIVHNQDDLRAAVKEVVENYQQQALVEAFIAGREFAIGLLGNGAELEVLPVVEFDLQGDPNTIQTQDDKMQKPLDKICPASLSEEQTTQMQQLARDAFQALSLSDFARIDVRMDLDGKPYILEINSMASLGRTGSYLYAAQTAGYTYETLVNRMLDVAAVRYFGQPDPASLDTPEAKTTDDTQPLRVRVRSHIRSNLTTMEDNLRQMVEMDTYVHNSEGVNQLGNWLSGRLSQLGFTRHAYPQAEVGNVLYFSNHDSERNDILLLSHLDTFYSYRDYVGFREQGGSFYGSGVAESKGGLAVMLAALQALRFTRRLRRVRCGVLLTTDAALGGRFSRTIVTERAAASRYVVGLKHGDPSGGIVTTCSGRVDFQVELTNAKSSENDDSPDVIKLLCQKLSAWERLNSSQTGIVLKPTQLEGRTSYGLAPDFATTTLLTRFRQEAQSEAIEQQIRDIGRRNLPARCQLRIRKTVSRAPLEERESSAQFYEHVQDIARRLEVKVVPVERETSSDISYAPQRVPALEGLGPLGGGTQTPGEYILRDSLIDRAAVLAMVIRQAAEERSA, encoded by the coding sequence ATGAAAGTCGCCGTGATCTATAACAAACCTGAAGTTCATCCGTCGGACGTGATCAACTTGCTTGGTCCACAGACCAAAGAACGCTACAACCCCAAGACCGTCGAGTTGGTCGCCTCGTCGCTGGAGAAAGGCGGCCACAATGTCCGCGTCATTGAGGGCAATATTGATGTGGCCGAAGACTTGCAGAACTTCATGCCCCGCGTCATCGCCGGTGAGCGGCCGGGCATGGTGTTCAACATGGCCTACGGCATCCAGGGCCAGAGCCGCTATACGCACATCCCGGCCATGCTCGAAATGCTCGGCGTCCCGTATGTCGGCTCTGGCCCCCAAGCCCACGCCGTTGCTCTGGATAAGATTCTGGCCAAGATCGTGTTTCAGCAGCACGGCCTGCCGACCCCCGGTTTCTGGTTTTTCTCCAGCCCCGACGCCGACATGAACGGGGTTACCTATCCGGTTATCGTCAAGCCCAAAATGGAAGCCGTGTCGATGGGCCTCAAGATCGTCCATAACCAGGACGATCTGCGAGCAGCGGTCAAAGAGGTGGTCGAGAACTACCAGCAACAGGCTCTGGTCGAAGCCTTTATCGCCGGGCGAGAATTTGCGATCGGCCTGCTGGGCAACGGGGCTGAACTGGAGGTCTTGCCGGTTGTCGAATTCGATCTGCAAGGCGACCCGAACACCATTCAGACCCAGGACGACAAAATGCAAAAGCCGCTGGACAAAATCTGTCCGGCGTCCCTGTCTGAGGAACAGACAACACAGATGCAACAGCTGGCCCGTGACGCGTTTCAGGCGCTCAGCCTGTCTGATTTTGCGCGGATCGATGTACGGATGGACCTGGACGGCAAACCGTACATTCTGGAGATCAACTCCATGGCCAGCCTGGGCCGGACCGGCTCTTACCTCTACGCCGCCCAAACCGCCGGCTATACCTATGAAACCCTGGTCAACCGCATGCTGGATGTGGCGGCGGTGCGGTATTTTGGCCAGCCCGACCCGGCCAGCCTCGACACCCCGGAAGCCAAAACGACGGACGACACGCAGCCGCTCCGGGTTCGCGTTCGTTCGCATATTCGGAGCAATCTCACCACCATGGAGGACAACCTGCGTCAGATGGTCGAGATGGACACCTATGTGCATAACTCGGAAGGGGTCAATCAACTCGGTAACTGGTTGTCGGGTCGATTGAGTCAGCTCGGCTTTACCCGTCACGCCTATCCGCAAGCCGAGGTCGGCAACGTCTTGTACTTTTCCAATCATGACAGCGAGCGCAATGATATCCTGCTGCTGTCCCACCTCGACACCTTCTATTCGTACCGGGACTATGTCGGGTTCCGGGAACAGGGCGGGAGCTTCTACGGCTCTGGCGTTGCCGAGAGTAAGGGCGGCTTGGCCGTCATGCTGGCGGCGCTCCAGGCGCTGCGTTTCACTCGACGCCTGCGGCGGGTGCGTTGCGGCGTACTGCTCACCACCGACGCGGCCTTGGGTGGGCGTTTCAGCAGAACCATCGTGACCGAGCGGGCGGCAGCGTCGCGCTATGTGGTCGGGCTCAAACATGGCGACCCGAGCGGCGGCATTGTCACCACCTGCTCGGGGCGGGTGGATTTCCAGGTTGAGCTGACCAATGCCAAAAGCAGCGAGAACGACGATAGCCCGGACGTGATTAAACTCTTGTGTCAGAAGCTGAGCGCCTGGGAGCGGCTGAACTCATCTCAGACGGGGATTGTCCTGAAACCGACCCAACTCGAAGGCCGAACATCCTATGGCTTAGCGCCGGATTTTGCCACCACGACCCTCTTGACCCGTTTCCGACAGGAGGCTCAGAGCGAAGCGATTGAACAGCAGATTCGTGATATCGGACGGCGGAACCTGCCCGCCCGATGCCAGCTCCGCATCCGCAAAACCGTCTCACGCGCCCCGCTCGAAGAACGGGAGTCCAGCGCCCAATTTTATGAACACGTCCAAGACATCGCCCGTCGCCTGGAAGTCAAAGTTGTTCCGGTTGAACGGGAAACCTCGTCGGACATCAGTTATGCGCCGCAGCGTGTTCCTGCCCTGGAAGGGCTCGGTCCGCTTGGCGGCGGAACCCAGACGCCAGGGGAATACATCCTGCGCGATAGCCTGATTGACCGCGCGGCAGTGCTGGCGATGGTCATCCGCCAGGCTGCCGAGGAGCGCTCCGCATGA
- a CDS encoding magnesium transporter, which yields MPTPEPSIERLLTEDFFARHPEEAADQLELSTPAEAAEMLAQLTPRIASPAFRRVAPAKALDILVEIDREHALPLLRDLDPPQAGALLSGLDEQHCQELLAGLAPAEARQLRSLMEYPADSAGRLMDPRIAVFRPGMTAEAALERLRSMRQGRRFSDLLLVDEAGRLSGTVPLHEVVLAEPDTLLTSLVAGPPAAVSAFATREEVVASLENNQLANIPVIDYDAKPVGSIRLAELVSAVETELSADLVSITGASKDERALSPVGFAVRKRLPWLQINLVTAFLAASVVGLFEATIAQFTALAVLLPVVAGQSGNTGAQALAVVLRGLALREITLRHWPQVVTKEFSTGVLNGLGVALVTCAGVYVWSGSTGLVLVIGIAMVLSMAIAGVAGALIPVVLSMLGQDPAQSSSIVLTTVTDVFGFFSFLGLAAVFSSLL from the coding sequence GTGCCAACGCCTGAGCCCAGTATCGAACGCCTGCTGACCGAGGATTTTTTTGCCCGCCACCCCGAGGAGGCGGCGGATCAGCTCGAACTCTCCACACCGGCCGAGGCGGCCGAGATGCTCGCCCAGCTGACCCCACGGATTGCAAGCCCAGCCTTTCGGCGCGTGGCGCCGGCCAAGGCCCTGGACATTCTGGTCGAGATCGACCGCGAGCATGCGCTACCGCTCCTCCGCGACCTCGACCCTCCCCAGGCCGGCGCCCTGCTCAGCGGCCTCGACGAACAGCACTGTCAGGAGCTGCTGGCCGGTTTGGCGCCGGCCGAGGCCAGGCAGCTCCGATCTCTCATGGAGTATCCTGCGGACAGCGCCGGTCGGCTCATGGACCCCCGTATTGCCGTCTTTCGGCCCGGCATGACAGCCGAGGCGGCGCTGGAGCGGTTGCGGTCGATGCGGCAGGGGCGGCGTTTCTCCGACCTGCTGCTCGTGGACGAGGCGGGGCGTCTGTCAGGGACCGTTCCGTTGCACGAGGTCGTGCTGGCCGAACCGGACACCCTGCTGACCTCCCTGGTTGCGGGTCCGCCGGCTGCCGTGTCGGCATTCGCCACGCGGGAAGAGGTCGTCGCCAGCCTGGAAAATAACCAGCTGGCGAACATTCCCGTGATCGACTATGACGCCAAGCCGGTCGGCAGTATTCGGCTGGCCGAGTTGGTGTCGGCGGTGGAAACCGAACTGTCCGCCGATCTGGTCAGCATCACCGGCGCCAGCAAGGACGAACGCGCCCTGTCGCCCGTCGGCTTTGCCGTCCGCAAGCGCCTGCCGTGGCTCCAGATCAACCTGGTCACCGCCTTTCTGGCTGCGTCGGTGGTCGGCCTGTTCGAGGCCACCATTGCCCAGTTCACCGCCCTGGCCGTCCTCTTGCCGGTCGTGGCCGGGCAGTCGGGCAACACCGGCGCGCAAGCCCTGGCCGTTGTCCTGCGCGGCCTGGCTCTGCGCGAAATAACCCTGCGCCACTGGCCGCAGGTCGTGACCAAGGAGTTCTCGACGGGAGTGCTGAACGGCCTGGGGGTCGCCCTGGTCACCTGTGCGGGCGTGTACGTGTGGAGCGGATCGACCGGACTGGTGCTCGTCATCGGCATCGCCATGGTGCTGTCGATGGCGATTGCCGGCGTGGCCGGCGCCCTGATCCCGGTGGTGCTGTCGATGCTGGGCCAGGACCCGGCCCAGTCCTCCTCCATCGTCCTGACCACCGTCACCGACGTGTTCGGCTTCTTCAGCTTTCTCGGTTTGGCGGCGGTGTTTTCCTCACTCTTATGA